A DNA window from Vigna angularis cultivar LongXiaoDou No.4 chromosome 1, ASM1680809v1, whole genome shotgun sequence contains the following coding sequences:
- the LOC108347893 gene encoding RNA demethylase ALKBH10B, giving the protein MAMPSGNVVIPDKMQFPNGGGGAGAGVGGEIQQYHYRQQWFVDERDGLIGWLRSEFAAANAIIDSLCQHLRVVGDTGEYDMVIGAIQQRRCNWNQVLLMQQYFSVADVAYALQQVAWRRQQRPLDPVKVGAKEVRKPGPGYRYGHRFDPAKEGYNSSVESYSHDGNATFPRGNEKGTPTVVKTEEHKSGSKVEKVGDKGLASAEEKKGNESDSVESQHQSQSFSTIAKTFSGNEMIDGKMVNVADGLKLYEDLFDSTEVSNLVSLVNDLRISGKKGQLGNQAYVVSRRPMKGHGREMIQLGVPIADAPAEGENMTGASKDMNVEPIPSLFEDIIERLVSSQVMTVKPDCCIVDFYNEGDHSQPHSWPSWFGRPVYILFLTECEMTFGRLIASEHPGDYRGSLKLSLVPGSLLAMQGKSCDFAKHALPSIRKQRILVTFTKFQPKKSVPSDAQRVFSPAASSQWGPPPSRSPTHVRHPVGSKHYAALPTSGVLPAPPIRPQIPAQVGMQPLFVTAPVVPPMPFPAPVPIPSGSAGWTTAPPPRVLAPGTGVFLPPPGSGNSSQQLSAGTLAEVNPSMETPTMHEKENGKSNHNSTSTSPKGKVQKQESNGHTDGTQDEPAQESWQDNNDKAVPSH; this is encoded by the exons ATGGCAATGCCATCGGGAAATGTGGTAATACCGGACAAAATGCAGTTTCCAAATGGTGGAGGTGGTGCCGGTGCCGGTGTTGGCGGTGAGATCCAACAGTACCATTACCGCCAGCAATGGTTTGTTGATGAGAGGGATGGGCTTATTGGCTGGCTGCGAAGCGAATTCGCTGCTGCCAATGCCATCATAGACTCCCTATGTCAGCATTTACGTGTGGTTGGGGACACTGGGGAGTATGATATGGTCATTGGGGCTATTCAGCAGAGGCGATGTAATTGGAACCAGGTCCTGCTTATGCAGCAATACTTTTCTGTGGCTGATGTTGCGTATGCACTGCAGCAAGTGGCGTGGAGGAGGCAACAGAGGCCTCTGGATCCAGTTAAAGTGGGTGCAAAAGAAGTTAGAAAACCTGGTCCGGGATACCGGTATGGCCATAGGTTTGATCCTGCAAAGGAAGGTTATAATTCTAGTGTAGAGTCCTATAGTCACGATGGAAATGCCACGTTTCCCAGAGGCAATGAGAAAGGGACTCCAACTGTTGTGAAGACTGAAGAACATAAATCTGGTAGCAAGGTTGAGAAAGTGGGGGATAAGGGTTTAGCGTCTGCTGAAGAGAAGAAAG GGAATGAATCTGATTCTGTTGAAAGTCAACATCAAAGCCAAAGTTTTTCTACCATAGCAAAGACTTTCAGTGGCAATGAAATGATTGACGGCAAGATG GTGAATGTGGCTGATGGACTGAAGTTGTATGAAGATTTATTTGATAGCACTGAAGTTTCAAACCTTGTTTCATTGGTCAATGATCTAAGGATTTCTGGGAAAAAGGGACAGTTAG GAAATCAGGCATATGTAGTTTCAAGAAGGCCCATGAAAGGGCATGGAAGGGAAATGATTCAGTTGGGTGTTCCAATTGCTGATGCCCCAGCAGAAGGGGAAAACATGACAGGAGCCTCCAAAG ataTGAATGTGGAACCGATACCTTCCTTGTTTGAAGATATTATTGAGCGTTTGGTTTCATCACAAGTAATGACTGTGAAGCCTGATTGTTGCATTGTGGATTTCTATAATGAG GGTGATCACTCACAGCCCCACAGTTGGCCATCATGGTTTGGAAGGCCCGTGTATATTCTTTTTCTAACAGAATGTGAAATGACTTTTGGAAGATTAATTGCCTCAGAACATCCTGGGGATTATAGGGGCAGTCTCAAGCTTTCTCTCGTCCCAGG GTCCCTTCTGGCCATGCAAGGGAAATCCTGTGATTTTGCCAAGCATGCTCTTCCTTCCATACGCAAGCAACGCATACTTGTTACCTTCACAAAGTTCCAACCAAAAAAGTCAGTACCAAGTGACGCCCAGCGTGTTTTCTCACCAGCAGCATCTTCTCAATGGGGTCCGCCACCAAGCCGATCTCCCACTCATGTTCGTCATCCTGTAGGCTCCAAGCATTATGCTGCACTTCCAACTTCTGGAGTACTGCCAGCTCCTCCCATTCGACCACAAATTCCAGCTCAAGTTGGCATGCAACCATTGTTTGTTACTGCTCCAGTTGTACCTCCCATGCCGTTTCCTGCACCTGTGCCAATCCCATCTGGTTCTGCTGGATGGACAACGGCACCTCCTCCAAGAGTCCTTGCTCCTGGCACAGGAGTCTTTCTACCTCCACCGGGGTCCGGCAACTCATCACAACAGTTATCAGCTGGTACTTTGGCTGAAGTGAATCCAAGCATGGAAACTCCAACCATGCATGAGAAGGAAAATGGGAAAAGTAATCATAATAGTACAAGTACTTCACCAAAAGGAAAGGTGCAAAAGCAAGAAAGCAATGGCCATACTGATGGAACTCAAGATGAACCAGCCCAAGAGTCATGGCAGGATAACAACGACAAAGCTGTGCCGAGCCATTGA